In Prosthecomicrobium sp. N25, one DNA window encodes the following:
- the preA gene encoding NAD-dependent dihydropyrimidine dehydrogenase subunit PreA, with product MADLSVRFCGVKAPNPFWLASAPPTDKAINVVRAFRAGWGGVVWKTLGEDGPPIVNVSGPRYGAIHAQDRRVIGFNNIELITDRPLEVNLREIKEVKRDWPDRALFVSLMVPCTEESWKAILKRVEETGADGVELNFGCPHGMSERGMGSAVGQVPDYVEMVTRWCKQHTRMPVIVKLTPNIADIRKPAEAARRGGADAVSLINTINSVMGVDLDSLTPWPATGGLATHGGYCGPAVKPIAMSMVSEIARHPETRGLPISAIGGIETWRDAAEFMTLGAGTVQVCTAAMTYGFKIVEEMITGLSDWMDEKGYSSVDQFVGAAVPKLTDWQHLNLDYAVKAQIDQDLCIKCGRCHIACEDTSHQAILKERDGVRHFEVIEEECVGCNLCVVVCPVDDCITLRELQPGEVDKRTGQVVGGHRTWLEHPNNPMAVNPRGPVVAEPAE from the coding sequence ATGGCCGATCTGAGCGTCCGCTTCTGCGGGGTCAAGGCGCCGAACCCGTTCTGGCTCGCCTCCGCGCCGCCGACCGACAAGGCCATCAACGTGGTGCGCGCCTTCCGGGCGGGCTGGGGCGGCGTCGTCTGGAAGACGCTCGGCGAGGACGGCCCGCCGATCGTCAACGTGTCGGGCCCGCGCTACGGGGCGATCCACGCCCAGGACCGGCGGGTGATCGGCTTCAACAACATCGAGCTCATCACCGACCGGCCGCTCGAGGTGAACCTCCGCGAAATCAAGGAGGTGAAGCGCGACTGGCCGGACCGGGCGCTGTTCGTCTCCCTCATGGTGCCCTGCACGGAGGAGAGCTGGAAGGCGATCCTGAAGCGGGTCGAGGAGACCGGGGCGGACGGCGTCGAGCTGAATTTCGGCTGCCCGCACGGGATGAGCGAGCGCGGCATGGGCTCGGCGGTCGGGCAGGTACCGGACTATGTCGAGATGGTCACGCGCTGGTGCAAGCAACACACGCGCATGCCCGTGATCGTCAAGCTCACGCCCAATATCGCCGACATCCGCAAGCCCGCCGAGGCGGCGCGGCGCGGCGGGGCGGACGCCGTGTCGCTGATCAACACGATCAACTCGGTCATGGGCGTCGACCTCGACAGCCTGACGCCCTGGCCGGCGACCGGGGGCCTCGCGACCCACGGCGGCTATTGCGGCCCGGCCGTGAAGCCGATCGCCATGAGCATGGTGAGCGAGATCGCGCGCCATCCCGAGACCCGCGGCCTGCCGATCTCGGCGATCGGCGGCATCGAGACCTGGCGCGACGCGGCGGAGTTCATGACGCTCGGGGCGGGCACCGTGCAGGTCTGCACGGCCGCGATGACCTACGGCTTCAAGATCGTCGAGGAGATGATCACCGGCCTGTCGGACTGGATGGACGAGAAGGGCTATTCATCCGTCGACCAGTTCGTCGGCGCGGCGGTGCCCAAGCTGACCGACTGGCAGCACCTGAACCTCGACTACGCCGTCAAGGCGCAGATCGACCAGGACCTCTGCATCAAGTGCGGGCGCTGCCACATCGCCTGCGAGGACACCTCGCACCAGGCCATCCTCAAGGAGCGGGACGGCGTCCGCCACTTCGAGGTCATCGAGGAGGAGTGCGTCGGCTGCAACCTCTGCGTGGTCGTCTGCCCGGTCGACGACTGCATCACGCTGCGCGAACTGCAGCCGGGCGAGGTCGACAAGCGCACCGGGCAGGTGGTCGGGGGACACCGGACCTGGCTGGAGCACCCGAACAACCCGATGGCGGTGAACCCGCGCGGGCCGGTGGTGGCGGAGCCGGCGGAGTAG
- a CDS encoding NAD(P)-dependent oxidoreductase gives MSAVADIRAGRLSPEEIAENFADLHRPLDRFEARVAAERCLFCYEAPCVEACPTSIDIPLFIRQIAKGNPIGAARTILDSNIMGGMCARVCPTETLCEEACVREASEGKPVEIGLLQRFATDTLFAAGKQLYRRGAPTGRRIAVVGAGPAGLACAHKLATLGHEVVVFEAREKAGGLNEYGIAAYKATNGFAECEVAYILGVGGITIETGKRLGRDVTITELQDNFDAVFLGMGLGGVNGLGLGDDLPGVEDAVDAIARLRQATDLAAYPVGRRIVVIGGGMTAIDIASQAKRLGAEDVTIVYRRGPEQMNASNYEQMVAQTDGVLIRHWLRPRRLLAEDGRLAGVELEYTSEADGRLVGTGETLTLPCDQLFKAIGQTFVADDLGTGLIRMEGGRIEVDGERRTSLPGVWAGGDCVFGGDDLTVAAVEDGKVAALSIDRALSEIVARVA, from the coding sequence ATGAGCGCTGTCGCGGACATCCGAGCGGGGCGGCTTTCGCCCGAGGAGATCGCCGAGAATTTCGCGGACCTGCACCGGCCGCTCGACCGCTTCGAGGCGCGGGTGGCGGCGGAGCGCTGCCTCTTCTGCTACGAGGCGCCCTGCGTGGAGGCCTGCCCGACCTCGATCGACATCCCGCTCTTCATCCGGCAGATCGCCAAGGGCAACCCGATCGGGGCGGCCAGGACGATCCTCGATTCCAACATCATGGGCGGCATGTGCGCCCGGGTCTGCCCGACCGAGACACTGTGCGAGGAGGCCTGCGTGCGCGAGGCCTCGGAGGGCAAGCCGGTCGAGATCGGGCTCCTGCAGCGCTTCGCCACCGACACGCTCTTCGCCGCGGGCAAGCAGCTCTACCGGCGCGGCGCACCCACGGGCCGGCGCATCGCGGTGGTCGGGGCCGGGCCGGCCGGGCTCGCCTGCGCGCACAAGCTCGCCACGCTCGGGCACGAGGTGGTCGTCTTCGAGGCGCGCGAGAAGGCGGGCGGGCTCAACGAATACGGCATCGCGGCCTACAAGGCGACGAACGGCTTCGCCGAATGCGAGGTCGCCTACATCCTCGGCGTCGGCGGCATCACGATCGAGACGGGCAAGCGGCTCGGGCGGGACGTGACCATCACCGAATTGCAGGACAATTTCGACGCGGTCTTCCTCGGGATGGGCCTCGGCGGGGTCAACGGCCTCGGGCTCGGCGACGACCTGCCGGGCGTGGAGGATGCGGTCGACGCCATCGCGCGGCTGCGGCAGGCGACGGACCTCGCCGCCTATCCGGTCGGGCGCCGCATCGTGGTGATCGGCGGCGGCATGACGGCGATCGACATCGCATCCCAAGCGAAGCGGCTCGGGGCCGAGGACGTCACGATCGTCTACCGGCGCGGGCCGGAGCAGATGAACGCCAGCAACTACGAGCAGATGGTGGCGCAGACCGACGGCGTGCTGATCCGGCACTGGCTCAGGCCCCGGCGGCTGCTGGCCGAGGACGGGCGGCTCGCGGGCGTTGAGCTCGAGTATACGAGCGAGGCGGACGGGCGGCTCGTCGGCACCGGCGAAACGCTGACGCTCCCCTGCGACCAGCTCTTCAAGGCAATCGGGCAGACCTTCGTGGCGGACGACCTCGGCACCGGCCTCATCCGGATGGAGGGCGGCCGGATCGAGGTCGACGGGGAGCGGCGGACGTCACTGCCCGGGGTCTGGGCCGGCGGAGACTGCGTGTTCGGCGGGGACGACCTGACGGTCGCGGCCGTCGAGGACGGCAAGGTGGCGGCCCTGTCGATCGACCGGGCGCTTTCGGAGATCGTGGCCCGGGTGGCCTGA
- a CDS encoding cupin domain-containing protein codes for MNESPPPDAPAPPAGNDIDIGRRLRALRISHGLSQRALAKRAGVSNATVSMVEANRVSPSIAALKQILSGFPMGIADFFSGGEPETEKVVFRFEELTEIGSGPISYRQVGANLAGRSLQMLHERYKPGADSGKQMLSHQGEEAGIVIRGRLQLEVAARRYELGPGDAYFFDSRKPHAFKNVGEGELVVVSACTPPSF; via the coding sequence ATGAACGAATCGCCGCCTCCGGATGCGCCGGCCCCGCCCGCCGGCAACGACATCGACATCGGCCGGCGCCTCAGGGCGCTCAGGATCTCGCACGGACTGTCGCAGCGGGCCTTGGCCAAGCGCGCGGGGGTTTCGAACGCGACCGTGTCGATGGTCGAGGCGAACCGGGTCAGCCCGTCGATCGCGGCGCTGAAGCAGATCCTCTCCGGCTTCCCGATGGGGATCGCGGACTTCTTCTCGGGCGGGGAGCCCGAGACCGAGAAGGTGGTGTTCCGCTTCGAGGAGCTGACCGAGATCGGCTCCGGGCCGATCAGCTACCGGCAGGTCGGCGCGAACCTCGCCGGGCGGTCGCTGCAGATGCTGCACGAGCGCTACAAGCCGGGCGCGGACTCGGGCAAGCAGATGCTGTCCCACCAGGGCGAGGAGGCCGGCATCGTCATCCGTGGCCGCCTGCAGCTCGAGGTGGCCGCCCGCCGCTACGAGCTCGGCCCCGGCGACGCCTACTTCTTCGACAGCCGCAAGCCGCACGCCTTCAAGAACGTCGGCGAGGGGGAGCTGGTCGTGGTGTCGGCGTGTACCCCGCCGAGCTTCTAG
- a CDS encoding aspartate aminotransferase family protein yields the protein MNYQHRTNDLEAFWMPFSANRQFKKAPRMFVAADRMHYTTDDGRRVLDGTAGLWCCNAGHKRPKIVEAIQRQAAELDYAPAFQMGHPKVFEFASRLVNIAPPGFDHVFFTNSGSESVETALKMAIAYHRAKGNGSKFRLIGRERGYHGVNFGGISVGGIVSNRKMFGTLLTGVDHMRHTHDPARNAFSRGEPEHGVEFAEDLERIVALHDASTIAAVIVEPVAGSTGVLIPPKGYLKRLREICDKHDILLIFDEVITGFGRLGAPFATDYFGVSPDIITTAKGITNGVIPMGGVFVKGKIHDAFMNGPEHLIEFFHGYTYSGNPIACAAGLGTLETYQEEGLLTRAAELADYWADGLHSLKGLPHVIDIRNVGLIGAIELEPIAGEPTKRAFSCFLDAFQRGLLIRTTGDIIALSPPLIIEKSEIDQLFGTLADVLKNAA from the coding sequence ATGAACTACCAGCACCGCACGAACGATCTCGAAGCCTTCTGGATGCCCTTCTCGGCGAACCGGCAGTTCAAGAAGGCGCCGCGCATGTTCGTCGCCGCCGATCGCATGCATTACACGACCGACGACGGCCGCAGGGTGCTGGACGGCACGGCGGGCCTGTGGTGCTGCAACGCGGGCCACAAGCGGCCGAAGATCGTCGAGGCGATCCAGCGCCAGGCCGCCGAGCTCGACTATGCCCCCGCGTTCCAGATGGGTCACCCGAAGGTCTTCGAGTTCGCCTCCCGGCTCGTCAACATCGCCCCGCCCGGCTTCGACCACGTCTTCTTCACGAACTCCGGCTCCGAGTCGGTGGAAACCGCCCTCAAGATGGCGATCGCCTATCACCGGGCGAAGGGCAACGGCTCGAAGTTCCGCCTGATCGGGCGCGAGCGCGGCTATCACGGCGTCAACTTCGGCGGCATCTCGGTCGGCGGCATCGTGTCGAACCGCAAGATGTTCGGCACGCTCCTGACCGGCGTCGACCACATGCGCCACACCCACGACCCCGCCCGCAACGCCTTCTCGCGCGGCGAGCCCGAGCACGGCGTCGAGTTCGCCGAGGATCTGGAGCGCATCGTCGCCCTTCACGACGCCTCCACGATCGCGGCCGTGATCGTCGAGCCGGTCGCCGGCTCCACGGGCGTGCTGATCCCGCCGAAGGGCTACCTGAAGCGCCTCCGCGAGATCTGCGACAAGCACGACATCCTGCTGATCTTCGACGAGGTCATCACCGGCTTCGGCCGCCTCGGCGCCCCCTTCGCGACCGACTACTTCGGCGTCTCGCCGGACATCATCACCACCGCCAAGGGCATCACCAACGGCGTCATCCCCATGGGCGGCGTCTTCGTGAAGGGCAAGATCCACGACGCCTTCATGAACGGCCCGGAGCACCTGATCGAGTTCTTCCACGGCTACACCTACTCGGGCAACCCGATCGCCTGCGCGGCCGGCCTCGGCACCCTCGAGACCTACCAGGAGGAGGGCCTGCTCACCCGCGCGGCCGAACTCGCCGACTACTGGGCGGACGGGCTCCATTCGCTGAAGGGCCTCCCGCACGTGATCGACATCCGCAACGTCGGCCTCATCGGCGCGATCGAGCTGGAGCCGATCGCCGGGGAGCCGACGAAGCGCGCCTTCTCGTGCTTCCTCGACGCCTTCCAGCGCGGGCTCCTCATCCGCACCACCGGCGACATCATCGCGCTGTCGCCGCCGCTGATCATCGAGAAGTCCGAGATCGACCAGCTCTTCGGCACCCTCGCCGACGTGCTGAAGAACGCGGCCTGA
- a CDS encoding cupin domain-containing protein, which translates to MTRFSAHEPATSSLLVDDDAVRVTRWDFAPGAETGWHRHGLAYVVVALTDCPFLVVSEAGEQRVDVPAGTAYSRDAGIEHNVVNGGERPMSFVEIELKR; encoded by the coding sequence ATGACCCGCTTCTCCGCCCACGAACCGGCGACGTCGAGCCTGCTCGTCGACGACGACGCCGTCCGCGTCACGCGCTGGGACTTCGCGCCCGGCGCCGAGACCGGCTGGCACCGGCACGGCCTCGCCTACGTGGTCGTGGCCCTGACCGACTGCCCGTTCCTGGTCGTGTCGGAGGCCGGCGAGCAGCGCGTCGACGTGCCGGCCGGGACGGCCTACAGCCGCGACGCCGGCATCGAGCACAACGTCGTCAACGGCGGCGAGCGGCCCATGAGCTTCGTCGAGATCGAGCTGAAGCGCTGA